A single genomic interval of Bradyrhizobium japonicum USDA 6 harbors:
- a CDS encoding amidohydrolase family protein, protein MASLIAGGVDCDVHPAVPHLTSLLPYLNDYWRDQVTTRGMVDLVSQSYPQNSPIVARPDWRPETGKPGASLDDMQRHLLDPFQLTYAICNPLYGVQMVFSEDLQAAFCRALNEWLVKEWLDRDSRLRGSIVIPTQSVEKAVAEIERCAQDRRFVQVLMLVMGDTPLGKRALWPIYEAAERLQLPVGIHAGSAYHNPPTAVGWGSYHIEDYVGQAQAFQTQLTSLIVEGVFAKYPRLKMVMLESGVSWISPFLWRLHKFWRGVRMETPWVDRAPLDIVRSNIRFSLQPFDAPPEPETLIRLFDHMQSDELVLFSTDYPHWQFNGQDALPEGLTPDLVRKIMIENPHATYPRLT, encoded by the coding sequence ATGGCGTCCCTGATCGCCGGCGGGGTGGATTGCGACGTGCATCCGGCCGTGCCGCATCTGACCAGCCTGCTGCCGTACCTGAATGACTATTGGCGCGATCAGGTGACGACGCGCGGCATGGTCGATCTTGTCTCGCAATCCTATCCGCAGAATTCGCCGATCGTGGCGCGTCCTGATTGGCGGCCGGAAACGGGCAAGCCCGGCGCAAGCCTGGATGACATGCAGCGCCATCTGCTCGATCCGTTCCAGCTCACATACGCCATCTGCAATCCTCTCTACGGCGTGCAGATGGTGTTTTCGGAAGATTTGCAGGCCGCCTTCTGCCGCGCGTTGAACGAGTGGCTGGTGAAGGAATGGCTCGATCGCGATTCACGGCTGCGTGGCTCGATCGTGATCCCCACGCAAAGTGTCGAGAAAGCCGTCGCCGAGATCGAGCGTTGCGCGCAGGATCGCCGCTTCGTGCAGGTGCTGATGCTGGTCATGGGCGACACGCCGCTCGGCAAGCGCGCGCTGTGGCCGATCTACGAGGCGGCGGAACGGCTCCAACTGCCCGTCGGGATTCACGCCGGTTCCGCCTATCACAATCCACCGACTGCCGTGGGCTGGGGTTCCTATCACATCGAGGATTATGTCGGTCAGGCCCAGGCGTTCCAGACCCAACTCACCAGCCTGATCGTCGAGGGCGTGTTCGCCAAATATCCGCGGCTGAAAATGGTGATGCTCGAATCCGGCGTCTCCTGGATCTCCCCCTTTCTCTGGCGCCTGCACAAGTTCTGGCGCGGAGTGCGAATGGAGACGCCATGGGTCGATCGCGCGCCGCTCGACATTGTGCGCAGCAACATCCGGTTCTCTCTACAGCCATTTGATGCGCCGCCGGAACCTGAGACATTAATTCGCCTGTTTGATCATATGCAGTCCGACGAATTGGTTCTATTCTCCACGGACTATCCGCACTGGCAATTCAACGGCCAGGACGCGCTGCCCGAGGGCCTCACCCCCGATCTCGTGCGCAAGATCATGATCGAAAATCCGCATGCGACCTATCCCCGCCTGACTTAG
- a CDS encoding CinA family protein, translating into MKELVGIAEQVAARLIARKQTIAVAESSTGGLISASLLAVPGASAYFLGGTVVYTRDARRVLMDISDEGMKGFRSSSEPYASLLAERMRSRFGCDWGLSETGAAGPTGNRYGDAAGHSCMAVAGPAAEVITLETGSNDRLANMQVFAATALKLLLRKLEG; encoded by the coding sequence ATGAAAGAGCTCGTCGGCATTGCGGAACAGGTCGCGGCCCGACTAATCGCGCGCAAACAGACCATTGCGGTGGCTGAATCCTCGACCGGCGGCCTGATCTCGGCCAGCCTGCTCGCGGTGCCCGGCGCCTCCGCCTATTTCCTCGGCGGCACCGTGGTCTACACCCGCGATGCCAGGCGCGTGCTGATGGATATTTCGGACGAAGGAATGAAGGGCTTTCGCTCCTCGTCGGAGCCTTATGCGAGCCTCCTCGCCGAACGGATGCGCAGCCGCTTCGGCTGCGACTGGGGCCTGTCCGAAACCGGCGCCGCGGGCCCCACCGGCAACCGCTACGGCGACGCCGCCGGGCACAGTTGCATGGCCGTCGCCGGCCCCGCGGCGGAAGTGATCACGCTGGAGACGGGCAGCAACGACCGGCTTGCGAACATGCAGGTGTTTGCTGCCACAGCGCTGAAGCTGTTGTTGCGGAAACTGGAGGGGTGA
- a CDS encoding DUF1488 family protein codes for MPLTRDKIIGHDLERLAFRFTMTGEGGAVQCQISDAAMDELAGMQGTESSARQAQFLSLRETIERIASDLYDEAPRVQGYVVRIFMRNLGR; via the coding sequence ATGCCGCTGACGCGCGACAAGATAATCGGCCATGACCTTGAACGGCTGGCCTTTCGCTTCACCATGACCGGTGAAGGCGGCGCCGTGCAGTGCCAGATCAGCGACGCCGCGATGGACGAGCTCGCGGGGATGCAAGGCACCGAAAGCAGCGCGCGCCAGGCGCAGTTTCTGTCCCTACGCGAAACCATCGAGCGGATCGCATCGGACCTCTATGATGAGGCGCCGCGGGTGCAGGGATATGTCGTGCGGATTTTCATGCGGAATTTGGGGAGGTAG